A genomic stretch from Vibrio neptunius includes:
- a CDS encoding CvpA family protein produces MNSLDIVILSVIGLSALISLIRGFAKEALSLVIWFGAFFIASQYYAKLAVYFSNIQDDMFRNGAAIAALFVSTLIVGAIVNYVIAQLVQKTGLSGTDRVLGVVFGGLRGVLIVSAALFFMDAFTSFPDSEWWRSSQLVPEFSRIIAPFFEHLQATSSFLSGAL; encoded by the coding sequence ATGAATTCGTTAGATATTGTCATTTTGAGTGTGATCGGCCTATCGGCATTGATCAGTTTGATTCGAGGCTTCGCAAAAGAAGCATTGTCCTTAGTTATTTGGTTTGGTGCTTTTTTTATCGCCAGTCAGTACTACGCAAAATTAGCGGTGTACTTCTCCAATATCCAAGACGACATGTTTCGTAACGGAGCCGCGATCGCAGCCTTGTTTGTTTCAACGCTAATCGTGGGGGCTATAGTGAATTATGTCATCGCTCAATTAGTACAGAAAACAGGCTTGTCGGGAACAGATAGAGTACTTGGCGTCGTCTTTGGCGGCTTGCGTGGTGTTTTGATTGTTTCTGCTGCATTGTTTTTTATGGATGCGTTTACATCGTTTCCAGACTCAGAGTGGTGGAGGAGTTCGCAACTGGTACCGGAATTTAGCCGTATCATTGCGCCTTTCTTTGAGCACTTGCAAGCAACATCAAGTTTCTTATCTGGCGCGCTATAA
- a CDS encoding SPOR domain-containing protein, producing the protein MASKFQNRLVGTILLVSIGVIVLPDVLDGKKTHYEEEIASIPIKPELDSDVESFDVLEPVDDTASLPETPVELVQGIEPSVEATDDKPLPVAIKEVPERNEYQDSAWIIQLMALKNAENAKNVVKDLQKRGYQAHTKLENGFTRVIIGPDVSKNKLEQQVTELEKITGSKGRLLKFKPLNP; encoded by the coding sequence ATGGCGAGTAAGTTTCAAAATCGTTTGGTTGGCACCATTTTACTGGTGTCAATTGGCGTTATCGTGTTGCCCGATGTCCTTGATGGCAAGAAAACGCACTATGAAGAAGAAATTGCCAGTATCCCTATTAAGCCAGAGCTCGATAGCGATGTTGAAAGTTTCGATGTGCTTGAACCTGTCGATGACACCGCAAGCCTACCTGAGACTCCGGTAGAATTAGTACAAGGCATAGAGCCATCCGTTGAAGCAACGGATGATAAACCACTGCCAGTTGCGATAAAGGAAGTTCCAGAACGCAATGAGTATCAAGACAGCGCATGGATTATTCAACTGATGGCGTTGAAGAATGCTGAGAATGCAAAAAATGTTGTAAAAGACCTTCAAAAGCGTGGCTATCAGGCTCATACCAAACTCGAAAACGGTTTTACTCGTGTCATTATCGGTCCTGATGTTTCTAAGAATAAGCTAGAGCAACAAGTGACAGAACTCGAAAAAATAACCGGCTCTAAAGGTCGATTGCTTAAATTTAAGCCACTAAATCCATAA